A segment of the Salminus brasiliensis chromosome 1, fSalBra1.hap2, whole genome shotgun sequence genome:
ATTCTTATGTATGACagattaatatttcatttttacatcACTTATGCTACTGGAATTAATTTCTTGTGCTCTAGAAATATTTCAATGTAAATTGTGGTGAGCTTAATAGGAATGCTTGCTCTacataatgtaataaatgtaaaagttaACCTTACCCAAGGTCAAGCAGAATTTTGGCCACTTCGTAATTCCCACTTCCACAAGCAGTCATGAGCGGTGTCTTGTAAAACCGGTCTTTCACATCCACAGGGACTTTCTGACTAAAGGCTAGTTTCAGGGATTCAATATCCCCCGTCTTAACGCAGTAGTTGATGTTTATGTAGATCTTCTCTGGTTTATCTATGTACCATGCTGAGTCATCCTCTATTGGGTGCCCTGGTGGATGGTCCCGGTCAAATCGGTTAGGGTCCGTAAGAAGGTGGTAGTTCTCAATCATAAAATGTGGTGGACCCCCATCATCACGACGGTTGATTAGCTCTTGTGGGACTGTGCAAATTGGTATGGGAAGGTTCAGCTTGGATTTCTTGGCCTTCCCTGCATTGGCagcccttttcttttttctaggtTCATAGGAGGCCATGACAAAAATCTTGGGCAGGTATCTGAGACCTTTGAGGAACTCATTGATGTTAATCAGTCCTTCCCTCCGCTTGTCGTGAGCAAGCAGGATTCTCTGGATATGTTCATCCTCTACAGGCGCTTTGAGCTTGTGGAGAACAGAGACAAATGTCTGCCTAGAGACCACTTCTATACCAATAATTCCATCTGAAGCAGCTTCGAAGGCCTTTCGCAGCTCAGGCTCATGCTCATGTGACCAGTCATGGAGGGTCAGTGCCCATGGTTCGTTAGTGCCACCTGAGCCTTTTAAAAACTTCCCATGCAAGCGCTCAGCCctcttcagctcttttaatgAAGCCTTGTGACCCAAGTCTTTTGCAATTTGACGGGGCAAGAGACCCTCCAGGTTTTTCAGTTTGGGGTTGCATCCTAAAATCAAATCGAAAAGATAAAACAAGTTAACTATATGAATTTGTAGATGCAAAACTGATATAGTAAATAGACAGAAATGGTCAGCAACAGAGCTTTATTTATAGCTATATAATCTATAGCTTGAATTTTCTCTGATTATAATATATTGACCATGCAgtgttgtctttgtttcatttgcatatttgagAAAGATTTAAAATCTATGTTATACATTTTTGCAAGAGCTATTAAAAAGTATGTATGTGAGTAAGTAAGTAGATGGTTAAGTTGCTGCTAGTCTGCTAGTTTAGCCTATGATATGTGCACTGTTCTTTCTCAGTTGGTTCTTTAAACGAACCATATATAAGAACTGAAGCTGAAGCTATAAAAATTTCATGGCACCTAAAAGAGAATAAAGAAGCAATAATTTGAATGACATTGCTAATGCAAATTATCCTGATATTTAATGTGATCAATTATGAGCCCAAAGCTTTTGCTTTTATAAAATTCTGACATATTTTACTTAGTCAGTGAGAAATTCAAATTAGCATGAAGATCAATAGAAGCTCTTTTGCAGGAACCTCATTGAACAACAGTTCAGCCAATGATATAAAAACTACCACAGCAGTTTGGACAACAAAGTGCTAGTATAATCCACCTTTATCCACCTCTAGATTCTTGtttgtttaatttacattcattATCAAATGAAGTTAATACtattagaacattttttttaaatcactctGATAAGCAAACAGCATCCTCGGATAAAAAGACAGGGCTATAAATCACTCAAGCAGGTTACCTCTCTGAGCCAAAAATCTGCAGCAGTTAGCAAAGCCCCCACGGGCAGCGTAGTGCAGAGCCGTGTTTCCCTCTGCTGTCACTCCTCCCATGTCCGCTGCATATGCAGACAGCACCTGGATGATCTGGAGATAGAATAGGCTAAATGGCATAACACAAAGTACTACCTTTCACTGACTGTTACCTAGTAACATAACACAATTCTCACATTACTATTTAAAAATTCAAACTgcacaaaaagagagaaacactaAGTTTGTTGTTTGCACATGACTGCTGCAACAAAATACAGTGCTTCTATTCTTACTTCAAAGTAGCCTGCTTCTGCTGCAAAGTGAACAGCGTGGAACTTCTTGGTGTCCAGCATGTTCACGTTTGCCCCTCTTTTGAGAATGGCTCTCACCAGCCCTGCTGCCCCTGCCTTCACCGCCTCCATCAGAGCAGTGCGACCTGTCACCTAATAGAAAAATACACCAAGAGTCCATTTTCACACACCTGCTATCAAAGTGCATTTGGTACCTGCACTCCCTCCCTCAACATTCTCCAGCTGACAGAAATTGGACAGTTACATGCTGTCAGCACTTGTGTGTCAGAAAGGGGGGAAACTTAAAATAATGATCCGGTAAGATGCCTTGCTGTCACAACAAAATATCTTGATCTCAAAAAGGGCAAAATCCCTTCAGTGCTGGGCTGTACTGGCAACATTCAACATCACGCTTTTCTAAATATATCTCAGTTTGATGAAATCAGATATATGTTTTGGAAGTTAACAGAGAGCTGTTAACACAAGGCActgctttttttaaaaactaaaatatgtaattttctatatacataataaaacactgaaactgTTTGCAaaattgatgtttttttgtaaAACTAATGATTTAGTTCTTTAATTTCAGATGTTGTATagaaacaaaatataaaaaaaattaaattaaaaaccaTCAAATTATTAAATCGCATACACAATATCAGGACATGAAGTCAAGCATGTCAGGCATGTGTTCCATTTGCAGTATATATGTGGCTTAATTAGTACCAATGTATTAACAATAACCCCACGCCTttccccaaccttaaccttattACTCAAATATAAATGGGTTTTCCATTTGTTACACACTTTTTGTGTATAAAAATAAGAGACACAATAGACACAGACCCCTCCCTTTTGCTGCCCCTTTGCTTACTCATGGTGGGTCTGTACAGCGCACACTCCTGGGTTGCTCTACCTGATTGGTGGCATTGGGGTCAGCCCCCCTCTCCAGCAGGCTGAGGCACATGCCCTCACACTCCAGAGCGTTTTCGCAGGCCTGCATGAGGAGTGGCACACCCGCGTGCGACACGTTGTTTACGTCAGCCATGCTGTTCAGCGCCACCTGCAGGCAGCGCATGTGTCTCTTAGTGGGACAGACGGAGTAGAAGAGCACACCTGGGAAAGCAGCCAAATTCAAGATCGGATTACGGACAAGCTTTGCTGGGCCCTGCCCTGATCTGTAATTAGACAGAGCCCATCTTCCTGCACAAAGGGAGGATGCTGTGCGCTGTTAGGTCCGATCCCTGCAGATGGCATGGCAATGGTTGAAGTATGTGACAGATGAACTAATTGGAGTTTTGGAGCGACTCTACGGAATTACTGTCTCATTTGAGTGCTTGAAACCTCATCAATATCTTAGCAGTGGAACAGAGTGTGTGTTTCAATAAGTCAAATGTCAAGGGTTTTATCTTAGATCATCCGTCTACTCTACCACTTTTCCACCTATGATAGTGCTTGGCATGGAGCAGTGGAGCCTGAAGAAGCATTAAGGATAACCCTGTGGAGTTGTCCTACCTAAATCATGATTGACACAGTTGTTTATTAAAGCAGATTA
Coding sequences within it:
- the ankef1a gene encoding ankyrin repeat and EF-hand domain containing 1a; translated protein: MASMVAEGRLEVLQIYRLLQCVNEGNKVQIERLVSMGVDDLINLTEPREGKGVLHLASVANDADMVEFLIGQGARTDVQDKRGRTPVMLAAELGHVGVVALLAKNNADMKLTDVEGKGVLFYSVCPTKRHMRCLQVALNSMADVNNVSHAGVPLLMQACENALECEGMCLSLLERGADPNATNQVTGRTALMEAVKAGAAGLVRAILKRGANVNMLDTKKFHAVHFAAEAGYFEIIQVLSAYAADMGGVTAEGNTALHYAARGGFANCCRFLAQRGCNPKLKNLEGLLPRQIAKDLGHKASLKELKRAERLHGKFLKGSGGTNEPWALTLHDWSHEHEPELRKAFEAASDGIIGIEVVSRQTFVSVLHKLKAPVEDEHIQRILLAHDKRREGLININEFLKGLRYLPKIFVMASYEPRKKKRAANAGKAKKSKLNLPIPICTVPQELINRRDDGGPPHFMIENYHLLTDPNRFDRDHPPGHPIEDDSAWYIDKPEKIYININYCVKTGDIESLKLAFSQKVPVDVKDRFYKTPLMTACGSGNYEVAKILLDLGADVNARDQFHWTPLHHACHAGQLDIIELLVEAGAAMDAPALNGATPLMRAIESCRPCCVDYLLKAGATVTAENKTGQNCLDIARAFSDLRIVELIQAKTDSLSKPKDNKKDKVSKTQGKPRPPTATSSKDKQGASSAAKTVVKTDSVILHNTQITSGALNNMDISFHPRTVWGKQPTTRQLMEKKEKRRQRFTYEVDFDDFKMPFNKNLRKKTLELAQTFE